The Gemmatimonadota bacterium genome includes a window with the following:
- a CDS encoding RNA polymerase sigma factor yields the protein MESSSDADRGSGESNSDVRQHLWVLRAQLGDVGALTNLVGAHQGRVLHYLESIVGSRDDAEDALQDIWVTVVRKIAKLEDPRAFRAWLYRIARNRALSGLRRKRREGERLVDEAHGSENTSTEADENETWLGELDPEAVHAAIKDLSPAHREAIVLRYFQGMGYEGISEIAGCSIGTIRSRIHYGKAELRKLLMHPRSSEANPEGHQ from the coding sequence GTGGAAAGTTCTTCGGACGCGGATCGCGGGAGTGGGGAGTCGAACAGCGACGTGCGTCAGCACCTCTGGGTGCTCAGAGCGCAACTGGGCGACGTCGGGGCGTTGACGAATCTCGTCGGTGCGCACCAGGGGCGAGTTCTGCATTACCTCGAGTCCATCGTAGGCTCGCGGGACGACGCCGAGGATGCGCTCCAGGACATCTGGGTCACCGTCGTTCGCAAGATCGCAAAGCTCGAGGATCCGAGGGCGTTCCGGGCGTGGCTTTATCGAATCGCCCGAAATCGGGCGCTTTCCGGACTCCGAAGGAAGAGGCGCGAGGGGGAGCGGTTGGTGGACGAGGCGCATGGAAGCGAGAACACGTCCACCGAAGCCGACGAAAACGAAACGTGGTTAGGGGAACTCGACCCGGAAGCTGTGCACGCTGCGATCAAGGACCTTTCCCCGGCCCACCGCGAGGCGATCGTCCTTCGGTACTTCCAGGGCATGGGATACGAGGGAATATCCGAAATCGCCGGTTGCAGCATCGGGACCATTCGATCGCGAATCCATTACGGCAAAGCCGAATTGCGAAAATTACTTATGCATCCTCGTAGTTCCGAGGCGAACCCGGAGGGACATCAATGA
- a CDS encoding ADOP family duplicated permease, which yields MLKRRVREVLRRFRSTLRKGEMSREMDEEMRAHLEFEAEYLARGQGLSFDEARRRARIAFGGVERFREEGISARGLPRLETWVREARLAVRGLVRRPAYSLAAIGTLGLGIGGATAVFAVLNGVVLAPLPFAEPDRLVAVKHVAPGLGLLETGLSSALVRHYSSNARTLDGMATFVEGVGSLFDDFGPGERVRVSRASHNLFGVLGVTPELGRLWVEEDTAPFGATPGVFDSSWTVPILVSHELWLNRYGRDPGILGRVIRVNGSPREIIGVLPAAVDFPRADTRIWILDAPGAGFVYFGLSFELNAVARLQDGVDPSVAEAELSALFPRLSESVPAAAMAQMEEIGLASRVESLREEMIAGAEAPIWIVFGSVALLLLVSAANVSNLVLLRSEERGREFAVRVALGSGHLPIVRLFLTESLLLAVVGGGLGILLAQWGIGGLGSSVPIELPRLPEIRMSGEVILFAVSVSLAIAAAIAALSAARQLGPHAPRSLGTSRPGSTHGAVDRRTRNGLVVVQIGLTLVLLVGSGLMAKSFARLGGVEIGIEPDGILTAEMGIQRGRYLDYEQAYETVMARVSSIPGVTAVAAVTSVPLAGGSGYERAPVREIEAEAGQDIVPPEVTFQFFTPGYFEVAGIEVLEGSGVESDASDALPNPAEFPQPVLISRALAARLFSGERAIGRRLNRLTPEGRIADMLDSDTRQIRDIPPYTVAGVVEDVQDASPRERAEEIVYIPIIQPRVDPSWFPVDATLVIRTALPPSALIESVRNAVGTADPDVSVGKVRPMTDVVRFATSRDRLLALLLTIGGGISLLVGTIGVYGVVAHGMRQRTQELGVRVALGADPSRILAMVLRGTAQLLFAGLVLGTVSAAALTGLLRSVLFGVEPTDPVMFLGAAAVVTTAALVGGFLPALRAARIDAMSALRTD from the coding sequence ATGCTGAAGCGTCGAGTGCGAGAGGTGCTGCGCCGATTCCGGTCGACGTTGCGAAAGGGGGAAATGTCGCGGGAGATGGACGAGGAGATGCGGGCTCATCTCGAATTCGAGGCTGAGTATCTAGCGCGCGGGCAAGGGCTTTCGTTCGATGAGGCCCGACGCCGCGCCAGGATCGCTTTTGGCGGTGTCGAGCGCTTTCGCGAAGAGGGAATTTCGGCGCGGGGGCTTCCTCGATTGGAGACGTGGGTGCGCGAGGCGCGACTCGCCGTTCGGGGGCTGGTTCGGCGGCCCGCATACTCACTCGCGGCCATCGGGACGCTGGGCCTCGGCATTGGCGGTGCGACGGCAGTCTTCGCTGTGCTGAACGGCGTTGTCCTCGCGCCCCTCCCCTTCGCGGAACCCGATCGACTCGTGGCAGTCAAGCACGTCGCTCCCGGACTCGGGCTCTTGGAGACCGGGCTCTCGAGCGCTCTCGTCCGCCATTACAGCTCGAATGCGCGGACCCTGGACGGAATGGCGACCTTCGTCGAGGGCGTCGGAAGCCTCTTCGATGACTTCGGCCCAGGGGAGCGGGTACGGGTCTCGCGCGCGTCCCACAATCTGTTTGGGGTCCTGGGCGTGACTCCCGAACTCGGTCGCCTCTGGGTCGAGGAAGACACGGCGCCCTTCGGCGCGACCCCCGGAGTCTTCGACAGCTCCTGGACCGTTCCCATCCTCGTCAGCCACGAGCTCTGGCTGAACCGGTATGGCAGGGATCCCGGCATCCTCGGACGAGTGATCCGGGTCAATGGATCGCCTAGGGAGATCATCGGAGTGCTCCCGGCGGCCGTCGACTTTCCCAGAGCCGATACAAGGATCTGGATTCTGGATGCGCCCGGGGCAGGGTTCGTTTACTTCGGGTTGAGTTTCGAGCTGAACGCGGTGGCTCGCCTCCAGGACGGTGTCGATCCGTCGGTCGCGGAGGCCGAGCTCTCGGCTCTCTTTCCGCGTTTGTCGGAATCGGTCCCGGCTGCCGCCATGGCGCAGATGGAGGAGATCGGACTCGCATCGAGGGTCGAGTCTCTCAGGGAAGAGATGATCGCGGGCGCCGAGGCCCCCATCTGGATCGTATTTGGGAGCGTGGCGCTGCTCCTGCTCGTGTCTGCCGCCAACGTCTCCAACCTGGTCCTCCTCAGGTCCGAAGAACGGGGGCGGGAGTTCGCCGTCCGTGTCGCCCTGGGATCGGGTCATTTGCCCATCGTTCGTCTCTTCCTCACCGAGAGTCTGCTGCTTGCGGTGGTGGGAGGAGGTCTGGGAATTCTCCTGGCCCAATGGGGAATCGGCGGCCTGGGATCGTCCGTACCGATCGAGCTGCCTCGCCTTCCGGAGATCCGGATGAGCGGCGAAGTCATCCTTTTTGCTGTTTCGGTGTCCTTGGCCATCGCTGCGGCCATCGCCGCCTTGTCGGCCGCACGACAGCTGGGTCCTCATGCCCCCCGGTCCTTGGGCACTTCGAGACCCGGATCGACGCACGGGGCAGTGGACCGCCGCACCCGGAACGGTCTCGTGGTGGTGCAGATCGGGCTTACCCTTGTGCTTCTCGTCGGCTCAGGGCTCATGGCCAAGAGCTTCGCGAGGTTAGGCGGTGTGGAGATCGGAATCGAGCCGGATGGTATCCTGACCGCGGAGATGGGAATTCAGCGCGGGCGCTACCTGGACTACGAACAGGCATACGAGACGGTCATGGCTCGAGTGTCGTCGATTCCTGGAGTCACGGCGGTCGCGGCCGTCACGAGCGTTCCGCTTGCCGGCGGCAGCGGGTACGAGCGTGCCCCCGTCCGAGAGATTGAGGCGGAAGCCGGTCAGGACATCGTTCCCCCGGAGGTGACCTTTCAATTCTTCACCCCGGGGTACTTCGAAGTCGCGGGAATTGAAGTTCTGGAGGGCAGCGGCGTTGAGTCGGACGCGTCCGATGCCCTCCCGAACCCCGCCGAGTTTCCGCAGCCAGTGCTCATCAGTCGCGCACTCGCCGCACGCCTTTTTTCCGGGGAGCGCGCGATCGGACGCAGGTTGAACCGCCTCACGCCAGAGGGCCGAATCGCGGACATGCTCGACAGCGACACACGGCAGATCCGCGACATCCCGCCATACACGGTGGCCGGCGTGGTCGAAGACGTTCAGGACGCCTCCCCGCGCGAGCGCGCGGAGGAGATCGTCTACATTCCGATCATCCAGCCGAGGGTAGACCCGTCGTGGTTCCCTGTAGACGCTACGCTCGTGATCCGCACGGCCCTCCCACCTTCGGCCCTGATCGAGTCCGTGCGCAATGCCGTTGGTACGGCTGATCCCGACGTGAGTGTAGGCAAGGTGCGCCCGATGACTGACGTGGTACGCTTCGCGACCTCCCGCGATCGGCTTCTTGCTCTCCTCCTCACGATCGGCGGAGGCATCTCGCTTCTTGTTGGCACGATTGGCGTGTATGGAGTCGTCGCGCACGGAATGCGGCAGAGGACTCAGGAACTCGGCGTTCGTGTCGCGTTGGGCGCTGACCCGTCGCGAATCCTGGCCATGGTGCTCCGCGGGACCGCCCAGCTCCTCTTCGCCGGCCTCGTGCTCGGGACGGTCTCGGCAGCCGCCCTCACCGGGCTCCTGCGATCCGTGCTCTTTGGTGTCGAGCCGACCGACCCCGTGATGTTCCTGGGTGCCGCAGCGGTCGTAACGACCGCCGCTCTCGTCGGAGGTTTCCTCCCTGCACTGCGCGCCGCACGAATCGATGCGATGTCGGCGTTGCGGACGGACTGA